The DNA region GAGGCCTTGACCTCGCTCGGCGTGTGCAGGGCGACCGGTATCCCGCGGGACGCGGCGGCGGCCATCACCACGCCGGAGACCTGGGCGGTGCCCATGACGGTGCGCACGTTGTGCTGGGCGAAGACCCGCTCGACCGCGACGGCGTCCGGCCGGTGGGTGTCGAGCCAGAGCTCGACCTCGGCCCCGATCCTGCACAGTCGGACCGCGATGTCGTCGTCGACGGACGACCGGGCGACGCCGACCGCCACGAGCGCAACCCGCCGTCCGGCCACGGAGTCGACGACGCCCAGCCCGCACCGGGTCAGGCCCGGGTCGACGCCGAGCACGCGCACAGGCTCAGCCCTCCTCGTCGAGCTCCGCCATGACCTCGTCGGACGCGTCGAAGTTGGCGAACACGTCCTGCACGTCGTCGCTGTCCTCGAGGGCGTCGATCAGGCGCAGGATCTTCCGGGCGCCGTCGACGTCGACCTCGATCTGGGTCGCCGGGACGAACTGGGCCTCGGCCGAGTCGTAGTCGATGCCGGCGTCCTGCAGCGCGGTCCGGACGGCGACGACGTCGGTCGCCTCGCTCATGATCTCGAAGGCCTCACCCAGGTCGGTGACCTCGTCGGCGCCCGCGTCGAGCACTGCACCGAGGACGTCGTCCTCGGTCAGGCCGTCTGCCTTCGGGACGATGACGACGCCGCGCCGGGAGAAGAGGTACGACACCGAACCGGGGTCGGCCAGTGAGCCGCCGTTGCGGGTGAACGCGACCCGGACGTCCGACGCAGCGCGGTTGCGGTTGTCGGTCAGGCACTCGACGAGCACCGCGACGCCACCGGGGCCGTAGCCCTCGTACATGATCGTCTGGTAGTCGGCGCCGCCGGCCTCCTGACCGGAGCCGCGCTTGACCGCGCGGTTGATGTTGTCGATCGGCACCGACGACTTCTTGGCCTTCTGGACGGCGTCGAACAGGGTCGGGTTGCCGGCGAGGTCGGCACCACCGGTCCGGGCCGCCACCTCGATGTTCTTGATCAGCTTCGCGAAGAGCTTGCTGCGCTTGGCGTCGACGACCGCCTTCTTGTGCTTGGTCGTGGCCCACTTGGAGTGACCGGACATCGTTCGTAACCCCTCAACCGCGGTCGGTGACGATCTGGACGAACATCCGGTGCAGGCGCAGGTCGCCGCTGATCTCCGGATGGAAGGACGTGGCCACGACGTCGCGCTGGCGCACCGCGACGATCCTACCGGCGGCCGCACCCGTGGCCACGGTCGCCAGGACCTGCGTGCCAGGACCGGCCTCCTCGACCCACGGCGCGCGGATGAAGACCGCGTGCACAGGATGCTCGGTGCTGTCCGGCACCCCGGCGACCACGAGGTCGGTCTCGAACGAGTCCACCTGACGGCCGAAGGCGTTGCGGCGGACGGTGATGTCGAGGCCGCCGAGCGTGCGCTGACCGTCGATCCCCCCGGTGATCCGGTCCGCCAGCAGGATCATCCCGGCGCAGGACCCGTAGGCCGGCAGGCCGCCGGCGATGGCCTGCTGCAGCGGGTCGAAGAGCTC from Cellulomonas sp. KRMCY2 includes:
- a CDS encoding YebC/PmpR family DNA-binding transcriptional regulator — its product is MSGHSKWATTKHKKAVVDAKRSKLFAKLIKNIEVAARTGGADLAGNPTLFDAVQKAKKSSVPIDNINRAVKRGSGQEAGGADYQTIMYEGYGPGGVAVLVECLTDNRNRAASDVRVAFTRNGGSLADPGSVSYLFSRRGVVIVPKADGLTEDDVLGAVLDAGADEVTDLGEAFEIMSEATDVVAVRTALQDAGIDYDSAEAQFVPATQIEVDVDGARKILRLIDALEDSDDVQDVFANFDASDEVMAELDEEG
- the pdxT gene encoding pyridoxal 5'-phosphate synthase glutaminase subunit PdxT; translated protein: MTAQPTIGVLALQGDVREHMAALDASGARAVSVRRAADLAGVDAIVLPGGESTTIDKLLHIFELFDPLQQAIAGGLPAYGSCAGMILLADRITGGIDGQRTLGGLDITVRRNAFGRQVDSFETDLVVAGVPDSTEHPVHAVFIRAPWVEEAGPGTQVLATVATGAAAGRIVAVRQRDVVATSFHPEISGDLRLHRMFVQIVTDRG
- the ruvC gene encoding crossover junction endodeoxyribonuclease RuvC, producing the protein MRVLGVDPGLTRCGLGVVDSVAGRRVALVAVGVARSSVDDDIAVRLCRIGAEVELWLDTHRPDAVAVERVFAQHNVRTVMGTAQVSGVVMAAAASRGIPVALHTPSEVKASVTGNGRAPKAQVQQMVAKILGLPEVPTPADAADALALAICHLWRPVTAGHAGAPFGTGATARPADGAVARARRRSSATAAQTAWAQAEAAARRTKA